The proteins below are encoded in one region of Halarsenatibacter silvermanii:
- a CDS encoding DMT family transporter, which yields MNSALKLKGYTFILLASFFWGTSGTVQTFAPSGAAPATVGAIRVGLGGAALFVSAIIRGKLPPGKDWPYGKTLAAAAAMAAYQIFFFSAVAETGVAVATVVTMGSSPVMAGIFSWIIYKEKPGIYWYLATVAAITGCGFLLLPDAETIVEPLGILLSLGGGLVYALYAVVSKDVLADKSAETLLGIAGLISGLILFPVLVWSNTEWLFESAGFKIGLYLGFISMAVPYLLFNLGLRLVPVASAMTLTLAEPLTAALLGIFLVGERLALLNYFGLFLILLGISLLTIKN from the coding sequence ATGAATTCAGCGTTAAAATTAAAGGGATATACTTTTATACTTCTCGCTTCTTTTTTTTGGGGGACTTCCGGAACAGTTCAAACTTTTGCTCCTTCAGGAGCAGCGCCTGCTACGGTAGGAGCTATTAGGGTTGGTCTGGGGGGAGCAGCCCTATTTGTTTCTGCTATTATCAGGGGTAAGCTGCCCCCGGGCAAAGATTGGCCTTATGGTAAAACGCTGGCTGCGGCTGCTGCAATGGCAGCCTATCAAATATTTTTCTTTTCGGCAGTAGCAGAAACAGGTGTTGCTGTAGCTACTGTTGTTACTATGGGCAGTTCTCCTGTAATGGCCGGCATATTTTCCTGGATTATATATAAAGAAAAGCCCGGAATTTACTGGTATCTGGCCACCGTGGCTGCTATAACAGGCTGTGGATTTCTGCTTTTGCCAGATGCTGAAACAATAGTTGAACCTCTGGGAATTCTGCTTTCGCTGGGGGGAGGATTGGTTTACGCTCTATATGCTGTTGTGAGCAAGGATGTTTTGGCTGATAAATCTGCTGAAACTCTTTTGGGGATTGCTGGCTTGATCAGCGGTTTAATACTTTTTCCGGTGCTGGTCTGGAGCAATACAGAATGGCTTTTTGAGAGCGCTGGTTTTAAGATAGGACTTTATCTGGGATTTATTTCTATGGCCGTTCCTTATTTGTTATTTAATCTCGGACTGCGTCTTGTTCCTGTTGCCAGCGCTATGACCTTAACTCTGGCCGAACCTCTTACCGCTGCTCTTCTGGGAATCTTTCTCGTGGGAGAGAGGCTGGCCCTTTTAAATTATTTTGGCCTGTTCTTGATTCTTCTGGGAATTTCGCTGCTGACGATAAAAAATTGA